The Neodiprion virginianus isolate iyNeoVirg1 chromosome 5, iyNeoVirg1.1, whole genome shotgun sequence genome contains a region encoding:
- the LOC124305731 gene encoding BUB3-interacting and GLEBS motif-containing protein ZNF207-like isoform X2, whose translation MGRKKKKQSRPWCWYCNREFDDEKILIQHQKAKHFKCHICHKKLYTGPGLSIHCMQVHKEAIDKVPNSLPNRSNIEIEIYGMEGIPPNDAKEHERQRNGGRPGSPSSGEDEPAPKKSKPEGLLGSAPGAVPTGSSMMTGVMPGLSAHHGMPPHMGQFPPHMHQMMGPMGPVGPPFMGPGMMQGMPGMPPGMQPPVSGASMPSRPLFPSVVSTATSSTPGSLPLGADFKPITSIAGGSIGPMKPTFPAYGGGDNAASLQSNSTNDQKVSLIATTGAASKIIHPQEDLSLEEIRARLPKYQRRQTEDTRPTPAETSQHVAALQHQHQQQQQQHQQQQHQQHQHQQHVAAAASAAAAYQDQQQRQQAALSALQQQQQRFQRPPQTVMVPASAAMPVSSVALMAPLMRPTMTLAAPALIHGGNMMRPPPMGLPPGMIGALPPGAMHPAFATPMGFPGAPMLAPMMHPRFR comes from the exons ATGGGAcgtaagaagaagaagcagtCGAGACCGTGGTGCTG GTACTGCAATCGCGAATTCGACgacgaaaaaattctgatcCAGCACCAAAAAGCGAAACACTTCAAGTGTCATATATGCCATAAAAAGCTATACACTGGTCCCGGACTGAGTATACACTGTATGCAG GTCCACAAAGAAGCTATCGACAAAGTACCAAATTCTCTTCCTAATCGGAGTAACattgaaatagaaatatatGGCATGGAAGGTATACCGCCAAATGACGCCAAAGAACATGAGAGACAAAGAAACGGGGGTCGGCCAGGATCGCCAAGCTCTGGAGAAGATGAACCTGCACCCAAAAAATCCAAGCCGGAAGGTTTGCTCGGCTCTGCGCCTGGGGCTGTTCCTACTGGCTCTAGCATGATGACGGGAGTTATGCCTGGCCTCTCTGCCCACCACGGAATGCCTCCGCACATGGGACAGTTTCCACCTCACATGCACCAAATGATGGGGCCCATGGGACCTGTCGGACCTCCTTTCATGGGGCCTGG CATGATGCAGGGGATGCCAGGAATGCCTCCAGGAATGCAGCCACCAGTTTCGGGTGCGTCAATGCCCTCCAGGCCACTCTTTCCAAGTGTCGTATCGACAGCGACGTCTTCCACACCTGGATCATTGCCCTTGGGAGCTGACTTTAAGCCAATAACATCAATAGCAGGAGGTTCTATTGGCCCGATGAAACCGACGTTCCCGGCATATGGGGGTGGTGATAATGCTGCAAGCCTGCAAAGTAACAGTACAAATGACCAAAAAGTTAGCCTTATCGCGACGACTGGCGCTGCTAGCAAAATAATCCATCCCCAAGAGGATCTTAGTCTG GAAGAAATACGAGCCAGATTACCCAAGTATCAACGTCGCCAGACAGAAGATACTAGGCCTACGCCAGCAGAAACGTCTCAGCATGTAGCTGCACTGCAGCACCaacatcagcagcagcagcaacagcatcAGCAGCAACAACATCAGCAACATCAGCACCAGCAGcatgttgctgctgctgcatctGCTGCGGCGGCGTATCAAGACCAGCAACAGAGGCAACAGGCAGCCCTTAGTGCACtccagcaacagcagcagcgaTTCCAGCGACCGCCTCAGACCGTTATGGTTCCAGCCTCCGCAGCTATGCCGGTCAGTTCTGTCGCCCTTATGGCCCCTCTGATGCGCCCGACTATGACCTTGGCTGCACCCGCTCTTATTCATGGAGGTAACATGATGCGACCGCCCCCCATGGGCCTGCCTCCAG GGATGATAGGCGCCCTACCGCCGGGTGCGATGCACCCAGCGTTCGCCACTCCCATGGGATTTCCAGGAGCACCAATGCTCGCCCCGATGATGCATCCACGCTTCAGATGA
- the LOC124305731 gene encoding BUB3-interacting and GLEBS motif-containing protein ZNF207-like isoform X3 has translation MGRKKKKQSRPWCWYCNREFDDEKILIQHQKAKHFKCHICHKKLYTGPGLSIHCMQVHKEAIDKVPNSLPNRSNIEIEIYGMEGIPPNDAKEHERQRNGGRPGSPSSGEDEPAPKKSKPEGLLGSAPGAVPTGSSMMTGVMPGLSAHHGMPPHMGQFPPHMHQMMGPMGPVGPPFMGPGMMQGMPGMPPGMQPPVSGASMPSRPLFPSVVSTATSSTPGSLPLGADFKPITSIAGGSIGPMKPTFPAYGGGDNAASLQSNSTNDQKVSLIATTGAASKIIHPQEDLSLEEIRARLPKYQRRQTEDTRPTPAETSQHVAALQHQHQQQQQQHQQQQHQQHQHQQHVAAAASAAAAYQDQQQRQQAALSALQQQQQRFQRPPQTVMVPASAAMPVSSVALMAPLMRPTMTLAAPALIHGGNMMRPPPMGLPPGRPVTPR, from the exons ATGGGAcgtaagaagaagaagcagtCGAGACCGTGGTGCTG GTACTGCAATCGCGAATTCGACgacgaaaaaattctgatcCAGCACCAAAAAGCGAAACACTTCAAGTGTCATATATGCCATAAAAAGCTATACACTGGTCCCGGACTGAGTATACACTGTATGCAG GTCCACAAAGAAGCTATCGACAAAGTACCAAATTCTCTTCCTAATCGGAGTAACattgaaatagaaatatatGGCATGGAAGGTATACCGCCAAATGACGCCAAAGAACATGAGAGACAAAGAAACGGGGGTCGGCCAGGATCGCCAAGCTCTGGAGAAGATGAACCTGCACCCAAAAAATCCAAGCCGGAAGGTTTGCTCGGCTCTGCGCCTGGGGCTGTTCCTACTGGCTCTAGCATGATGACGGGAGTTATGCCTGGCCTCTCTGCCCACCACGGAATGCCTCCGCACATGGGACAGTTTCCACCTCACATGCACCAAATGATGGGGCCCATGGGACCTGTCGGACCTCCTTTCATGGGGCCTGG CATGATGCAGGGGATGCCAGGAATGCCTCCAGGAATGCAGCCACCAGTTTCGGGTGCGTCAATGCCCTCCAGGCCACTCTTTCCAAGTGTCGTATCGACAGCGACGTCTTCCACACCTGGATCATTGCCCTTGGGAGCTGACTTTAAGCCAATAACATCAATAGCAGGAGGTTCTATTGGCCCGATGAAACCGACGTTCCCGGCATATGGGGGTGGTGATAATGCTGCAAGCCTGCAAAGTAACAGTACAAATGACCAAAAAGTTAGCCTTATCGCGACGACTGGCGCTGCTAGCAAAATAATCCATCCCCAAGAGGATCTTAGTCTG GAAGAAATACGAGCCAGATTACCCAAGTATCAACGTCGCCAGACAGAAGATACTAGGCCTACGCCAGCAGAAACGTCTCAGCATGTAGCTGCACTGCAGCACCaacatcagcagcagcagcaacagcatcAGCAGCAACAACATCAGCAACATCAGCACCAGCAGcatgttgctgctgctgcatctGCTGCGGCGGCGTATCAAGACCAGCAACAGAGGCAACAGGCAGCCCTTAGTGCACtccagcaacagcagcagcgaTTCCAGCGACCGCCTCAGACCGTTATGGTTCCAGCCTCCGCAGCTATGCCGGTCAGTTCTGTCGCCCTTATGGCCCCTCTGATGCGCCCGACTATGACCTTGGCTGCACCCGCTCTTATTCATGGAGGTAACATGATGCGACCGCCCCCCATGGGCCTGCCTCCAG GGCGCCCTGTCACTCCTCGGTGA
- the LOC124305733 gene encoding protein yellow-like, with product MRVCGWFSCGFFPAVFLVIVSSVQSSVATEKLRVAYQWKFLDFAWPDQETRQHFPDYVRENNNPLGVLATGDRLFITIPRWKSGVAATLNYIYLNDTKESPLLNPYPSWEAHRHGDGKVPEVVSVFRIWADKCDRLWVLDMGYESYIRNKQLWAPPALLIYNLTTDQLLRKYVIPSDQYRTPSHFGNVVVEDASCDDAFAYLADLQGPGLIVYSWANNTSWLVKHHYFNPDPMAGSFNSSGLSYHWWDGIINLSLAPKEDGFSTLYFHPLCSNDEFFVDTEVLRVQERIPGKDNFYEFHALGSRGSNTQGAASYLDPKSGILFHALSIANNIACWKPGTKYSPENIGLIFPDNDTLIFPSDIKIDAQSNIWVMADLLPVFMYSQLDPNNYNFQVWTGSVQNAIAGTPCA from the exons ATGAGGGTCTGCGGATGGTTCAGCTGCGGCTTCTTCCCGGCGGTGTTCCTGGTCATTGTTAGTTCGGTACAGAGCTCAGTGGCCACCGAAAAACTGCGCGTCGCCTACCAGTGGAAATTCCTGGATTTTGCCTGGCCAGATCAAGAAACCCGACAACACTTCCCCGATTATGTACGAGAGAACAATAATCCCCTTGGAGTATTAGCAACCGGTGACAGGCTCTTCATCACCATACCGCGATGGAAGTCGGGTGTTGCAGCCACCCTGAACTACATCTACCTAAACG ATACGAAAGAGTCACCACTTCTTAATCCCTATCCTTCGTGGGAGGCACATCGACATGGCGATGGTAAGGTACCGGAAGTTGTATCAGTATTTCGCATCTGGGCAGATAAATGCGATCGTCTTTGGGTCCTGGACATGGGATATGAAAGCTATATCCGTAATAAACAACTGTGGGCTCCACCGGCCTTGCTAATTTATAATTTGACCACCGATCAACTCCTCCGCAAGTACGTGATCCCATCGGATCAATATCGGACACCATCGCATTTCGGAAACGTAGTCGTTGAGGATGCCTCTTGCGATGATGCATTCGCTTATCTTGCTGACCTCCAGGGACCGGGTCTCATCGTTTACTCCTGGGCCAACAATACCTCCTGGCTAGTCAAGCATCACTACTTTAATCCTGATCCTATG GCAGGAAGTTTTAACTCGTCCGGCCTTTCGTACCATTGGTGGGACGGTATCATAAATTTGAGTCTAGCCCCTAAAGAAGACGGCTTCAGCACCTTATACTTTCACCCACTTTGCAGCAACGACGAGTTTTTTGTAGACACGGAAGTACTTAGGGTACAAGAGCGCATACCTGGAAAAG ACAACTTCTATGAATTCCATGCACTGGGTTCTAGAGGATCGAACACCCAAGGCGCTGCCAGTTACCTGGACCCAAAGAGTGGAATCCTCTTTCACGCACTTTCTATCGCAAATAACATAGCATGTTGGAAACCCGGAACTAAATACAGTCCTGAAAACATAGGCTTGATTTTTCCAGATAACGATACCTTGATTTTTCCCAGCGACATTAAG ATCGACGCTCAGAGCAATATCTGGGTGATGGCTGACCTCCTCCCGGTCTTTATGTACTCTCAATTGGATCCCAACAACTATAACTTCCAGGTTTGGACCGGATCCGTGCAAAATGCCATAGCCGGGACCCCTTGTGCCTAG
- the LOC124305732 gene encoding protein yellow-like, with protein MRLIVNYGHATVFIFVLLTVQSAKGINNLQVVYQWKLLEYAWPNEDTQLLFSHYVQANNNPLGLEVAGDRLFITIPRWKSGVVATLNYVYLNDTSESPLLNPYPSWAAHEYGNNSVPEIVSTFRVWADKCDRLWVLDMGVEDLTGTREQLVTPSLIIYDLTTDQLLRNYAIPSDQYPEKSHFGNVVVEDAACNDSFAYLAELQGPGIIVYSWASNNSWLVEHHYFHPDPLAGNFNVSGLSFQWWDGVVNLALAPEEDGYSTLYFHPLCSNAEFSVSTELLRDSVLATSSDSFHNFTVVGTRGINGQGAASYLDQTTGILFHALSIANAISCWNPGTSYSPTNVARVYADNTTLVFPADIKIDNHSNIWVLSDRLPTFMYDQLDPDQYNFRVLSGSVEEAIEGTVCSRGATHSGVIQGLVSHLIVVILVWTCGTV; from the exons ATGAGACTCATTGTCAATTACGGTCATGCCACagtgtttatttttgttttactaaCTGTGCAAAGTGCGAAGGGTATCAACAATCTTCAAGTAGTCTACCAATGGAAGCTTCTTGAGTACGCCTGGCCAAATGAAGATACGCAACTACTATTTTCGCACTATGTTCAAGCGAACAATAATCCTCTGGGACTCGAAGTTGCGGGTGATCGACTTTTCATCACTATACCGCGATGGAAATCGGGTGTTGTAGCCACCCTGAACTACGTTTACTTGAACG ATACCAGCGAGTCACCTTTGCTCAATCCGTATCCCTCTTGGGCGGCTCATGAGTACGGTAACAACAGCGTACCGGAAATTGTCTCGACCTTTCGCGTCTGGGCAGACAAATGTGATCGTCTTTGGGTCCTCGATATGGGCGTTGAAGACCTCACCGGGACTCGGGAGCAACTGGTTACGCCATCCTTGATCATCTACGATCTGACGACCGATCAGCTCCTACGCAATTACGCGATCCCTTCGGATCAATATCCGGAAAAATCGCACTTTGGAAATGTCGTCGTCGAGGATGCCGCCTGTAACGATTCCTTCGCCTACCTTGCCGAACTTCAAGGTCCGGGAATCATAGTTTACTCGTGGGCCAGTAACAATTCCTGGCTCGTTGAACACCACTACTTCCACCCTGATCCACTG GCTGGAAATTTCAACGTCTCCGGACTTTCTTTCCAATGGTGGGACGGTGTTGTAAATCTTGCCTTGGCCCCCGAAGAAGATGGATACAGCACTTTGTACTTCCATCCGCTCTGCAGCAATGCTGAGTTCTCCGTCAGTACTGAGCTGCTTCGAGATTCCGTACTTGCAACATCGTCAG ATagttttcacaattttacgGTGGTGGGTACCAGAGGTATCAATGGCCAGGGTGCAGCCAGCTACCTAGATCAAACGACTGGAATCCTCTTCCACGCCCTTTCGATCGCAAATGCCATTTCATGCTGGAATCCTGGGACCAGTTACAGTCCCACGAATGTGGCCCGCGTTTACGCGGATAACACGACTTTAGTTTTCCCCGCTGACATTAAG ATCGATAATCATAGTAACATTTGGGTGCTTTCGGACCGGCTCCCAACCTTCATGTACGATCAGCTGGACCCTGATCAATACAACTTTAGAGTTTTATCCGGGTCTGTGGAGGAGGCCATAGAAGGAACCGTCTGTTCTCGTGGAGCCACACACTCGGGTGTAATTCAGGGTCTGGTTTCACATCTGATTGTTGTTATCCTCGTCTGGACTTGTGGCACAGTCTGA
- the LOC124305731 gene encoding BUB3-interacting and GLEBS motif-containing protein ZNF207-like isoform X1 has product MGRKKKKQSRPWCWYCNREFDDEKILIQHQKAKHFKCHICHKKLYTGPGLSIHCMQVHKEAIDKVPNSLPNRSNIEIEIYGMEGIPPNDAKEHERQRNGGRPGSPSSGEDEPAPKKSKPEGLLGSAPGAVPTGSSMMTGVMPGLSAHHGMPPHMGQFPPHMHQMMGPMGPVGPPFMGPGMMQGMPGMPPGMQPPVSGASMPSRPLFPSVVSTATSSTPGSLPLGADFKPITSIAGGSIGPMKPTFPAYGGGDNAASLQSNSTNDQKVSLIATTGAASKIIHPQEDLSLEEIRARLPKYQRRQTEDTRPTPAETSQHVAALQHQHQQQQQQHQQQQHQQHQHQQHVAAAASAAAAYQDQQQRQQAALSALQQQQQRFQRPPQTVMVPASAAMPVSSVALMAPLMRPTMTLAAPALIHGGNMMRPPPMGLPPGKCPMTLSPGPLPPCRRPFSIFQSPCQPWPHPSERRESRETELKIQ; this is encoded by the exons ATGGGAcgtaagaagaagaagcagtCGAGACCGTGGTGCTG GTACTGCAATCGCGAATTCGACgacgaaaaaattctgatcCAGCACCAAAAAGCGAAACACTTCAAGTGTCATATATGCCATAAAAAGCTATACACTGGTCCCGGACTGAGTATACACTGTATGCAG GTCCACAAAGAAGCTATCGACAAAGTACCAAATTCTCTTCCTAATCGGAGTAACattgaaatagaaatatatGGCATGGAAGGTATACCGCCAAATGACGCCAAAGAACATGAGAGACAAAGAAACGGGGGTCGGCCAGGATCGCCAAGCTCTGGAGAAGATGAACCTGCACCCAAAAAATCCAAGCCGGAAGGTTTGCTCGGCTCTGCGCCTGGGGCTGTTCCTACTGGCTCTAGCATGATGACGGGAGTTATGCCTGGCCTCTCTGCCCACCACGGAATGCCTCCGCACATGGGACAGTTTCCACCTCACATGCACCAAATGATGGGGCCCATGGGACCTGTCGGACCTCCTTTCATGGGGCCTGG CATGATGCAGGGGATGCCAGGAATGCCTCCAGGAATGCAGCCACCAGTTTCGGGTGCGTCAATGCCCTCCAGGCCACTCTTTCCAAGTGTCGTATCGACAGCGACGTCTTCCACACCTGGATCATTGCCCTTGGGAGCTGACTTTAAGCCAATAACATCAATAGCAGGAGGTTCTATTGGCCCGATGAAACCGACGTTCCCGGCATATGGGGGTGGTGATAATGCTGCAAGCCTGCAAAGTAACAGTACAAATGACCAAAAAGTTAGCCTTATCGCGACGACTGGCGCTGCTAGCAAAATAATCCATCCCCAAGAGGATCTTAGTCTG GAAGAAATACGAGCCAGATTACCCAAGTATCAACGTCGCCAGACAGAAGATACTAGGCCTACGCCAGCAGAAACGTCTCAGCATGTAGCTGCACTGCAGCACCaacatcagcagcagcagcaacagcatcAGCAGCAACAACATCAGCAACATCAGCACCAGCAGcatgttgctgctgctgcatctGCTGCGGCGGCGTATCAAGACCAGCAACAGAGGCAACAGGCAGCCCTTAGTGCACtccagcaacagcagcagcgaTTCCAGCGACCGCCTCAGACCGTTATGGTTCCAGCCTCCGCAGCTATGCCGGTCAGTTCTGTCGCCCTTATGGCCCCTCTGATGCGCCCGACTATGACCTTGGCTGCACCCGCTCTTATTCATGGAGGTAACATGATGCGACCGCCCCCCATGGGCCTGCCTCCAGGTAAGTGTCCAATGACTTTATCCCCTGGCCCCCTGCCCCCTTGCCGCCGtccattttctattttccaaaGCCCCTGCCAGCCCTGGCCCCATCCCTCCGAGCGTCGGGAGTCTCGGGAGACcgagttgaaaattcaatga